In Synechococcus sp. MU1643, a single window of DNA contains:
- a CDS encoding NAD(P)H-quinone oxidoreductase subunit 5 — MPSAEELAWLIPVLPLFGAVLTGLGLISFNRTINRLRKPVALLLISCVGAAAFLSYSILFNQLNGAPPVEHLFVWASAGSFVLPMGYVVDPLGAVMLALVTTIALLVLVYSHGYMAHDKGYVRFFTYLALFSSSMLGLIISPNLLEIYVFWELVGMCSYLLVGFWYDRDGAAHAAQKAFVVNRVGDFGLLLGILGLFWATGSFDFQGIADGLQNGLAAGTVAPWAALLLCLLVFMGPMAKSAQFPLHVWLPDAMEGPTPISALIHAATMVAAGVFLVARLDPLYAQFPVVQTVIAVVGTITCFLGASIALTQMDLKKGLAYSTVSQLGYMMLAMGCGAPVAGIFHLVTHAFFKAMLFLGSGSVIHAMEEVVGHEPVLAQDMRLMGGLRKQMPVTSITFFIGCIAISGIPPLAGFWSKDEILGQAFNSYPLLWVVGFLTAGMTAFYMFRLYFLTFEGEFRGNDTAMQAQLLTAAGKDPSEHHAHGGSVHESAWPMAAPLAVLAVPSVLIGLLGTPWNSRFAGLLNPEEALEMAEQFSWGEFLPLAGASVAISVAGITLAVLAYALRRIDLGQLVAGRFPAVNAFLANKWYLDVLNDKLFVRGSRKLAREVLEVDAKVVDGVVNLTGLLTLGSGEGLKYLETGRAQFYALIVFAGVIGLVVLFGVIGGPIA; from the coding sequence ATGCCCTCGGCCGAGGAACTCGCCTGGCTCATTCCCGTTCTGCCCCTGTTCGGCGCTGTGCTGACCGGGCTGGGATTGATCAGCTTCAACCGCACGATCAACCGGTTGCGCAAACCCGTTGCGCTGCTGTTGATCTCCTGTGTCGGCGCAGCTGCGTTCCTCAGCTACAGCATCCTGTTCAACCAGCTCAACGGCGCTCCGCCGGTCGAGCATCTGTTCGTTTGGGCCAGTGCCGGCAGCTTCGTTCTGCCGATGGGCTACGTGGTGGATCCACTCGGGGCGGTAATGCTGGCGCTGGTCACCACCATCGCTCTGTTGGTGCTGGTGTATTCCCACGGCTACATGGCCCACGACAAGGGCTATGTGCGCTTCTTCACCTACCTGGCGCTATTCAGCAGCTCCATGCTGGGACTGATCATCAGCCCCAATCTCCTGGAGATCTACGTCTTCTGGGAACTGGTGGGCATGTGCTCCTACCTATTGGTGGGCTTCTGGTACGACCGCGACGGTGCCGCCCACGCTGCTCAGAAGGCCTTTGTGGTGAACCGGGTTGGTGACTTCGGCCTGCTACTTGGCATCCTTGGCCTCTTCTGGGCCACCGGAAGCTTCGATTTCCAAGGAATCGCCGATGGCCTGCAGAACGGCCTGGCCGCCGGAACGGTGGCTCCATGGGCAGCATTGCTGCTCTGTTTGCTGGTGTTCATGGGTCCGATGGCCAAGTCGGCCCAATTCCCCCTCCACGTCTGGCTGCCCGATGCCATGGAGGGCCCGACGCCGATCTCTGCTCTGATTCACGCCGCAACGATGGTGGCCGCAGGGGTGTTCCTGGTCGCCCGACTCGATCCCCTCTACGCCCAGTTCCCCGTCGTTCAAACCGTGATCGCCGTCGTTGGCACGATCACCTGCTTCCTGGGGGCCTCCATTGCCCTAACCCAAATGGACCTCAAGAAGGGGCTGGCCTACAGCACCGTCTCCCAGCTCGGCTACATGATGTTGGCTATGGGTTGCGGTGCCCCGGTTGCCGGCATCTTCCACCTGGTGACCCACGCCTTCTTCAAGGCGATGTTGTTCCTGGGATCAGGCTCTGTGATTCACGCGATGGAGGAGGTGGTGGGCCACGAGCCCGTTCTCGCCCAGGACATGCGCCTGATGGGCGGCCTGCGCAAGCAGATGCCCGTCACCTCGATCACCTTCTTCATAGGCTGCATCGCCATCAGTGGCATTCCCCCCCTGGCTGGCTTCTGGAGCAAGGACGAAATTCTTGGTCAGGCGTTCAACAGCTACCCGCTGCTCTGGGTGGTGGGCTTCCTGACGGCGGGAATGACGGCCTTCTACATGTTCCGCCTCTATTTCCTCACCTTTGAAGGGGAGTTCCGCGGCAATGACACCGCCATGCAAGCCCAGCTGCTGACCGCAGCCGGCAAAGATCCTTCCGAGCACCACGCCCATGGCGGCAGCGTGCATGAGTCGGCCTGGCCGATGGCGGCCCCCTTGGCGGTTCTGGCGGTGCCTTCCGTGCTGATTGGCCTGCTGGGAACCCCTTGGAACAGCCGCTTCGCAGGCCTTCTCAATCCCGAAGAAGCCCTCGAAATGGCCGAACAGTTCAGCTGGGGCGAGTTTCTGCCCCTGGCGGGTGCCTCCGTGGCCATCTCCGTAGCTGGCATCACCCTGGCTGTTCTGGCCTATGCCCTGCGTCGGATCGATCTGGGGCAACTTGTAGCAGGCCGATTCCCGGCGGTGAATGCCTTCCTCGCCAACAAGTGGTATCTCGATGTGCTGAACGACAAGCTGTTTGTGCGGGGTAGCCGCAAACTGGCGCGGGAGGTTCTCGAGGTGGACGCCAAAGTGGTGGACGGCGTGGTGAATCTCACCGGACTACTGACCCTCGGCAGCGGAGAAGGTCTCAAATATCTCGAGACCGGACGGGCCCAGTTTTATGCCCTGATTGTGTTCGCCGGCGTGATCGGCCTGGTGGTGCTGTTCGGCGTGATCGGCGGCCCAATCGCTTAG